The Methylomicrobium agile genome has a segment encoding these proteins:
- a CDS encoding YncE family protein — MIQKTLIKTLCSLLLTSTMAHAEILAMVNYDGKPGSTPRREGIAILDVDPESPQFGKILTDLPLPPDTVSHHFFYNKDLSKAYITALGNGALRVIDMKRTPYTIKLLDVPECEVGEDMAFTADQKTWYLTCMGSSNVIVGDARTDKVRQVIAANGPDTFIRYPHGIGLQEEINRLIVTSTVRPSDLKDPGETVTVIEAASGKVLSTHKLSDQPSPSGSAPVEAVFVPHANPPLAYINTLFEGKLWRATWQANSDTFDFQPIYDFSAIKQGVPLEIYFNRAHDRLYVTTAKPGALNIFDISGQSIAKPILLKSIPTAAGSHHVVFSPDEKYAFVQNNFLNLPEMDDGSITVIDLHKMTRKTSIDTLKKMGLKPHDIYMLPAWHTDDAH; from the coding sequence ATGATCCAGAAAACACTCATAAAGACCTTGTGCAGCCTGCTGCTGACTTCAACGATGGCCCATGCCGAAATATTGGCGATGGTGAACTACGACGGCAAGCCGGGCAGCACCCCGCGCCGGGAAGGCATTGCGATCCTCGATGTAGATCCTGAGTCGCCGCAATTCGGCAAAATCTTAACCGATCTGCCTCTGCCGCCGGATACGGTTTCCCATCATTTCTTTTATAACAAAGATTTAAGCAAGGCCTATATCACCGCCTTGGGCAACGGCGCCTTGCGCGTGATCGACATGAAGCGCACGCCGTACACCATTAAATTACTGGATGTGCCTGAGTGCGAAGTCGGCGAAGACATGGCGTTCACCGCGGACCAAAAAACCTGGTATCTCACCTGTATGGGATCGAGTAACGTGATTGTCGGCGATGCGCGGACGGATAAAGTCAGACAGGTCATTGCCGCCAATGGCCCGGACACCTTTATTCGGTACCCGCACGGCATTGGGCTGCAGGAAGAGATCAATCGGCTCATCGTTACCAGCACCGTGCGTCCGTCCGACCTGAAAGATCCCGGTGAAACCGTCACCGTCATCGAAGCGGCGAGCGGCAAGGTACTTTCCACGCATAAATTGTCCGACCAACCCAGTCCGTCGGGTTCAGCGCCGGTAGAAGCGGTATTCGTGCCGCATGCGAACCCACCGCTGGCTTATATCAATACCCTGTTCGAAGGTAAATTATGGCGGGCGACATGGCAGGCGAATAGTGATACGTTTGATTTTCAGCCCATTTATGACTTTTCGGCAATCAAGCAGGGCGTTCCTTTGGAAATTTACTTTAACCGGGCACACGATCGGTTATACGTCACTACCGCAAAGCCCGGCGCTTTGAATATTTTCGACATCAGCGGCCAATCCATAGCAAAACCTATTTTACTGAAATCGATTCCAACCGCCGCGGGCTCTCATCATGTCGTCTTTTCGCCCGATGAAAAATATGCGTTCGTGCAGAATAATTTTTTAAATCTGCCCGAAATGGACGATGGTTCGATTACCGTGATCGATTTGCATAAAATGACCAGGAAAACCAGTATCGATACGCTGAAAAAGATGGGTTTAAAACCCCACGACATTTACATGCTGCCGGCATGGCACACGGATGATGCGCATTAA
- the glmS gene encoding glutamine--fructose-6-phosphate transaminase (isomerizing), with amino-acid sequence MCGIVGGIAERNVVPILLEGLRRLEYRGYDSAGIAIVAGQNIRRKREVGKVKGLADSLDADPMSGTLGIAHTRWATHGKPCTENAHPHVSRNKVAVVHNGIIENHEDLRCAQKRNGYEFTSETDTEVVVHEINHALETTGGLLDAVKQTVKKLEGAYALGIISTASPELLIACRKGSPLVIGVGIGEYFIASDVAALLPVTQRFIFLEDGDIAALKTDQLVIYDAKGHVVERPIKESGLKPDAVDKGNYRHYMLKEIYEQPFAISQTLEGRFVKNRLQENAFGHNANEIFDRIKSVQILACGTSYHAGLVARYWFERFARVPCDIEVASEFRYRNPVLAPDTLIVTISQSGETADTLAALQEAKRQGAKYSVAICNVPESSLVRESDLALMTRAGPEIGVASTKAFTTQLVTLMLLVIAIGRRFHLPNALEEKITSELFGLPGKIEKALELNDKVKELAEQFAEKEHALFLGRGTHYPIAMEGALKLKEISYIHAEAYPAGELKHGPLALIDADMPVITVAPNNSLLEKLKSNMQEVSARGGQLIVFKDERFSASDDGNVQYIEISQVENEVSPIVFSIPLQLLAYHVAVLKGTDVDQPRNLAKSVTVE; translated from the coding sequence ATGTGCGGCATCGTAGGCGGCATTGCGGAACGGAACGTGGTTCCGATTTTACTCGAAGGTTTACGGCGGCTGGAATACCGCGGCTACGATTCGGCCGGGATCGCGATCGTTGCCGGTCAGAACATCCGGCGGAAACGGGAAGTCGGCAAGGTCAAGGGATTGGCGGATTCGCTGGACGCCGATCCGATGTCCGGCACGCTCGGGATTGCGCATACGCGCTGGGCGACACACGGGAAGCCCTGTACCGAGAATGCGCACCCGCATGTCAGCCGCAACAAAGTCGCGGTCGTGCATAACGGCATTATCGAAAATCACGAAGATTTGCGTTGTGCGCAAAAGCGGAACGGCTACGAGTTCACTTCCGAAACCGATACCGAAGTTGTCGTGCACGAAATCAACCATGCGCTGGAAACCACAGGCGGGCTGCTGGATGCGGTCAAGCAGACGGTCAAAAAGCTCGAAGGGGCCTATGCGCTCGGCATCATCAGCACGGCCAGTCCGGAGCTTCTGATCGCCTGCCGCAAAGGCAGTCCTTTGGTGATCGGGGTCGGAATCGGCGAATATTTCATCGCCTCGGACGTGGCCGCCCTGCTGCCGGTCACCCAGCGCTTCATCTTTCTCGAAGACGGCGATATCGCCGCCCTCAAGACCGATCAACTGGTCATTTACGATGCGAAAGGCCATGTCGTCGAGCGTCCGATCAAGGAAAGCGGCCTGAAACCGGATGCGGTCGATAAAGGCAATTACCGGCACTATATGCTGAAGGAAATCTACGAACAGCCGTTCGCGATTTCGCAGACGCTGGAAGGCCGCTTCGTCAAGAACCGCCTGCAGGAAAACGCGTTCGGGCACAACGCCAATGAAATCTTCGACCGGATCAAATCGGTGCAGATTCTCGCCTGCGGAACCAGCTACCATGCAGGACTGGTCGCGCGCTACTGGTTCGAACGGTTCGCGCGCGTCCCTTGCGACATCGAAGTCGCCAGCGAATTCCGTTACCGTAATCCGGTGCTGGCGCCGGATACGCTGATCGTCACGATCTCGCAGTCGGGCGAAACCGCAGACACCCTGGCCGCGCTGCAGGAAGCGAAACGGCAGGGCGCCAAATACTCGGTCGCGATCTGCAACGTGCCGGAAAGCTCGCTGGTCCGGGAATCCGACTTGGCGCTGATGACCCGGGCCGGCCCGGAAATCGGGGTCGCCTCGACCAAGGCCTTCACGACCCAGCTGGTCACGCTGATGCTGCTGGTGATCGCCATCGGCCGCCGATTCCATCTGCCCAATGCGTTGGAAGAAAAAATCACCTCCGAACTGTTCGGCCTGCCCGGCAAGATCGAAAAAGCACTGGAATTGAACGACAAGGTGAAGGAATTGGCCGAGCAGTTCGCGGAGAAAGAGCACGCCTTGTTCCTCGGCCGGGGGACGCATTACCCGATTGCGATGGAAGGCGCGCTGAAGTTGAAGGAAATCTCCTACATCCATGCCGAAGCCTATCCGGCCGGTGAGTTGAAGCATGGTCCCCTGGCGCTGATCGACGCCGACATGCCGGTGATCACGGTAGCGCCGAACAACAGCCTGCTCGAAAAGTTGAAATCGAACATGCAGGAGGTCAGCGCCCGCGGCGGCCAATTGATCGTATTCAAAGACGAAAGGTTTAGCGCTTCGGATGACGGCAACGTGCAGTATATTGAAATCTCCCAGGTCGAAAACGAAGTTTCGCCGATCGTGTTTTCTATTCCGCTGCAGCTTCTGGCCTACCATGTTGCAGTATTGAAAGGCACCGATGTCGACCAGCCAAGAAACTTGGCGAAATCGGTGACGGTGGAATAA
- a CDS encoding AbrB/MazE/SpoVT family DNA-binding domain-containing protein — protein sequence MKLTTAGNSVGVVLPKEALDKLRLEKGDRVFLTESPEGFRLTPYDPEFEKQMTLARQIMKKRRDVLHELAK from the coding sequence CTGAAGCTGACAACGGCTGGCAATTCCGTGGGCGTCGTCTTGCCTAAGGAAGCATTGGACAAGCTGCGCCTTGAAAAAGGCGATAGGGTATTTTTGACCGAATCGCCGGAAGGTTTTCGACTGACGCCCTATGATCCAGAATTCGAGAAACAAATGACCCTGGCGCGGCAGATCATGAAAAAGCGCCGTGATGTGCTGCACGAACTGGCGAAGTAA
- a CDS encoding type II toxin-antitoxin system death-on-curing family toxin: protein MPVVWVEESVVLALHEEHLAEHGGAVGIRERGLLESALFRPRNSASYDDPDLSAPAAAYGFDLTRNHPFIDGNKRTAFTVTELFLALNGQKLMADDPSCVVAMLRLAEGRLSETAFADWIRANTKPMEIT, encoded by the coding sequence ATGCCGGTTGTTTGGGTCGAGGAATCCGTTGTTCTTGCTTTGCATGAGGAACACCTTGCAGAGCATGGCGGCGCGGTGGGGATTCGTGAGCGTGGCTTGTTGGAATCGGCGCTGTTTCGCCCTCGAAATTCAGCCAGTTACGATGACCCGGATTTGTCGGCGCCGGCTGCCGCCTATGGCTTTGATCTTACTCGTAATCATCCTTTTATTGACGGCAACAAACGAACAGCCTTTACGGTTACCGAGCTGTTTCTGGCTTTGAACGGTCAGAAATTGATGGCCGATGATCCGTCTTGCGTGGTTGCCATGTTAAGGCTTGCGGAAGGGCGTCTGTCCGAAACAGCATTTGCAGACTGGATTAGAGCCAATACGAAGCCGATGGAAATCACTTAA